The Harpia harpyja isolate bHarHar1 chromosome 10, bHarHar1 primary haplotype, whole genome shotgun sequence genome includes a region encoding these proteins:
- the PAOX gene encoding peroxisomal N(1)-acetyl-spermine/spermidine oxidase isoform X1, with protein sequence MEGGGGGSGRRVVAVGAGLAGLGAAQRLRGHGSLRLLEAAARAGGRVCTRPFASGLVEMGAHWIHGPSPGNPVFRLATHYGLLGPEAAREENQQVEVGGHSPLPCVTYGSSGRVLSPQVVSEARDLFNTLLASARAFCGSEEPPAPSVGQYLRTEIARRLPALGRGEEDAQRLQLAALAACLKLECCISGTHSMDLVALAPFGEYVSLPGLDCTFPGGYSGLPDRMLSALPEGTVLLNKAVRTIRWQGSFREEGDEARDFPVQVECEDGDTFLADHVIVTVPLGFLKERHQDFFQPPLPKRKAEAIRRLGFGTNNKIFLEFEKPFWEPQQQLLEVVWEDESPLEEPSANLEANWFKKLVGFVVLQPPEQHGHVLCGFIAGKESEYMETLSDAEVLGTMTHVLRTLTGTAAFSTLVTPTPPRETRTQISGCHPESVPAGNPRLPAPRSVLRSRWHSASYTRGSYSYVAVGSSGDDIDVLAQPLPEDPKDSRPLQLLFAGEATHRTFYSTTHGALLSGWREAERLNQLFKAPGPAPQL encoded by the exons atggagggcggcggcggcggcagcgggcggcgggTGGTGGCGGtgggcgcggggctggcggggctgggggcggcgcAGAGGCTCCGCGGGCACGGCTCCCTCCGGCTGCTGGAGGCGGCGGCCCGCGCTGGGGGCCGCGTCTGCACCCGCCCCTTCG CATCGGGGCTGGTGGAGATGGGGGCACACTGGATCCATGGCCCCTCGCCGGGGAACCCCGTCTTCCGCCTGGCCACCCACTACGGCCTGCTGGGCCCGGAGGCTGCCCGGGAGGAGAACCAGCAGGTGGAGGTGGGGGGCCACTCCCCGCTGCCCTGCGTCACCTACGGCAGCTCAGGGAGGGTGCTGAGCCCCCAGGTGGTAAGCGAAGCCCGTGACCTCTTCAACACCCTTCTGGCCTCCGCCCGCGCTTTTTGCGGGTCCGAGGAGCCACCGGCACCCAGCGTGGGACAGTACCTGCGGACGGAGATCGCCCGGAGGCTCCCCGCTTTGGGAAGGGGCGAGGAGGACGCCCAGCGGCTCCAGCTGGCCGCCCTCGCCGCCTGCCTCAAGCTGGAGTGTTGCATCAGCGGAACCCACAGCATGGACCTGGTGGCCCTGGCGCCCTTCGGGGAGTACGTCTCCCTGCCTGGCCTGGACTGCACCTTCCCGGG CGGCTACAGTGGCTTGCCCGATCGCAtgctctcagctctgccagaGGGCACCGTCCTGCTCAACAAGGCAGTGAGGACTATCCGGTGGCAAGGGTCCTTCCGCGAGGAAGGGGACGAGGCCAGGGATTTCCCCGTCCAAGTGGAGTGCGAGGACGGAGACACCTTCCTCGCCGACCACGTCATCGTCACTGTCCCGCTGG GTTTCCTCAAGGAACGCCACCAGGACTTCTTCCAGCCTCCCCTGCCCAAGCGGAAAGCAGAGGCCATTCGCCGCCTGGGTTTCGGCACCAACAACAAGATCTTCCTGGAGTTCGAGAAGCCTTTCTGGgaaccccagcagcagctccttgaAGTGGTGTGGGAGGACGAGTCGCCCCTCGAGGAGCCCAGTGCCAACCTGGAGGCCAACTGGTTCAAAAAGCTTGTTGGATTCGTGGTCCTCCAACCGCCGGAGCA GCATGGGCACGTCCTCTGCGGCTTCATCGCGGGGAAGGAGTCGGAGTACATGGAGACGCTGAGCGACGCGGAGGTTCTCGGCACCATGACACACGTCCTCCGCACGCTGACAGGTACTGCTGCCTTCTCCACCCTCgtcaccccaacccccccccggGAAACGCGCACCCAGATTTCTGGATGCCACCCAGAATCCGTGCCTGCAGGGAACCCACGCCTGCCCGCTCCCAGGAGTGTGCTTAGGTCCCGGTGGCACAGTGCTTCCTATACCCGGGGCTCCTACAGCTACGTGGCCGTTGGCAGCTCAGGGGACGACATCGACGTGCTGGCTCAGCCCCTGCCTGAGGACCCCAAGGACTCCAGG CCTCTGCAGCTCCTCTTCGCCGGTGAGGCCACCCACCGCACCTTCTACTCCACCACCCACGGAGCTCTGCTGTCAGGCTGGCGAGAGGCTGAGCGCCTCAACCAGCTCTTCAAGGCACCCGGCCCCGCTCCTCAGCTCTGA
- the PAOX gene encoding peroxisomal N(1)-acetyl-spermine/spermidine oxidase isoform X2: MEGGGGGSGRRVVAVGAGLAGLGAAQRLRGHGSLRLLEAAARAGGRVCTRPFASGLVEMGAHWIHGPSPGNPVFRLATHYGLLGPEAAREENQQVEVGGHSPLPCVTYGSSGRVLSPQVVSEARDLFNTLLASARAFCGSEEPPAPSVGQYLRTEIARRLPALGRGEEDAQRLQLAALAACLKLECCISGTHSMDLVALAPFGEYVSLPGLDCTFPGGYSGLPDRMLSALPEGTVLLNKAVRTIRWQGSFREEGDEARDFPVQVECEDGDTFLADHVIVTVPLGFLKERHQDFFQPPLPKRKAEAIRRLGFGTNNKIFLEFEKPFWEPQQQLLEVVWEDESPLEEPSANLEANWFKKLVGFVVLQPPEQHGHVLCGFIAGKESEYMETLSDAEVLGTMTHVLRTLTGNPRLPAPRSVLRSRWHSASYTRGSYSYVAVGSSGDDIDVLAQPLPEDPKDSRPLQLLFAGEATHRTFYSTTHGALLSGWREAERLNQLFKAPGPAPQL; encoded by the exons atggagggcggcggcggcggcagcgggcggcgggTGGTGGCGGtgggcgcggggctggcggggctgggggcggcgcAGAGGCTCCGCGGGCACGGCTCCCTCCGGCTGCTGGAGGCGGCGGCCCGCGCTGGGGGCCGCGTCTGCACCCGCCCCTTCG CATCGGGGCTGGTGGAGATGGGGGCACACTGGATCCATGGCCCCTCGCCGGGGAACCCCGTCTTCCGCCTGGCCACCCACTACGGCCTGCTGGGCCCGGAGGCTGCCCGGGAGGAGAACCAGCAGGTGGAGGTGGGGGGCCACTCCCCGCTGCCCTGCGTCACCTACGGCAGCTCAGGGAGGGTGCTGAGCCCCCAGGTGGTAAGCGAAGCCCGTGACCTCTTCAACACCCTTCTGGCCTCCGCCCGCGCTTTTTGCGGGTCCGAGGAGCCACCGGCACCCAGCGTGGGACAGTACCTGCGGACGGAGATCGCCCGGAGGCTCCCCGCTTTGGGAAGGGGCGAGGAGGACGCCCAGCGGCTCCAGCTGGCCGCCCTCGCCGCCTGCCTCAAGCTGGAGTGTTGCATCAGCGGAACCCACAGCATGGACCTGGTGGCCCTGGCGCCCTTCGGGGAGTACGTCTCCCTGCCTGGCCTGGACTGCACCTTCCCGGG CGGCTACAGTGGCTTGCCCGATCGCAtgctctcagctctgccagaGGGCACCGTCCTGCTCAACAAGGCAGTGAGGACTATCCGGTGGCAAGGGTCCTTCCGCGAGGAAGGGGACGAGGCCAGGGATTTCCCCGTCCAAGTGGAGTGCGAGGACGGAGACACCTTCCTCGCCGACCACGTCATCGTCACTGTCCCGCTGG GTTTCCTCAAGGAACGCCACCAGGACTTCTTCCAGCCTCCCCTGCCCAAGCGGAAAGCAGAGGCCATTCGCCGCCTGGGTTTCGGCACCAACAACAAGATCTTCCTGGAGTTCGAGAAGCCTTTCTGGgaaccccagcagcagctccttgaAGTGGTGTGGGAGGACGAGTCGCCCCTCGAGGAGCCCAGTGCCAACCTGGAGGCCAACTGGTTCAAAAAGCTTGTTGGATTCGTGGTCCTCCAACCGCCGGAGCA GCATGGGCACGTCCTCTGCGGCTTCATCGCGGGGAAGGAGTCGGAGTACATGGAGACGCTGAGCGACGCGGAGGTTCTCGGCACCATGACACACGTCCTCCGCACGCTGACAG GGAACCCACGCCTGCCCGCTCCCAGGAGTGTGCTTAGGTCCCGGTGGCACAGTGCTTCCTATACCCGGGGCTCCTACAGCTACGTGGCCGTTGGCAGCTCAGGGGACGACATCGACGTGCTGGCTCAGCCCCTGCCTGAGGACCCCAAGGACTCCAGG CCTCTGCAGCTCCTCTTCGCCGGTGAGGCCACCCACCGCACCTTCTACTCCACCACCCACGGAGCTCTGCTGTCAGGCTGGCGAGAGGCTGAGCGCCTCAACCAGCTCTTCAAGGCACCCGGCCCCGCTCCTCAGCTCTGA
- the MMP24OS gene encoding protein MMP24OS, translating into MAEPRPTGPVGPTGGPTVGPGGTRGAGRPAGPGTPCAAGPGTPRAAGPGTQPAPQPPPAPQPTPEPGPTQAPLDDTRFLIASTNWY; encoded by the coding sequence ATGGCGGAGCCGCGGCCTACGGGGCCCGTGGGGCCTACGGGGGGCCCGACGGTGGGTCCTGGCGGCACGAGGGGTGCCGGGCGCCCCGCGGGGCCCGGCACCCCCTGTGCCGCGGGGCCTGGCACCCCCCGTGCCGCGGGGCCTGGCACCCAACCCGCTCCccagccgcccccagcccctcagccCACCCCGGAGCCAGGCCCGACACAGGCCCCGCTGGACGACACCCGCTTCCTCATCGCCAGCACCAACTGGTACTAA
- the MTG1 gene encoding mitochondrial ribosome-associated GTPase 1: MRGWAGALRAAGARSGSGPGLGGFRERFDFGGRDVASWFPGHMAKGLRQMRASLRRADCLIEVHDARIPLSGRNPMLQEALGIRPHILVLNKMDLADPRRQPRVLEHLKQQGCSHVVFTDCQRDGNVKKIVPVVAKLVGNSPRYHRAESTEYSILVIGVPNVGKSSLINALRRLHLKKGKATAVGGEPGITKAVLTRIQVCEKPLMYLVDTPGVLPPKLGDVETGMKLALCGAIRDHLVGEDIMADYLLYALNKQQQFGYVQRYGLAEACDNIESVLRRVALAQGRTQKVKVLTGTGNVNVTMLNYPAAAYEFLRDFRAGRLGRVTLD, encoded by the exons ATGAGAGGGTGGGCGGGAGCGCTGCGGGCGGCGGGGGCCAGGTCGGGATCAGGACCGGGGCTTGGCGGGTTCCGGGAGCGTTTCGATTTCGGCGGCCGCGATGTGGCCTCCTGGTTCCCGGGGCACATGGCGAAAG GCCTGCGGCAGATGCGGGCCTCCCTGCGGCGCGCCGACTGCCTCATCGAGGTCCACGACGCTCG CATCCCGCTGTCGGGCCGTAACCCCATGCTGCAGGAGGCGCTGGGCATCCGCCCGCATATCCTGGTGCTGAACAAGATGGACCTGGCTGATCCCCGCCGGCAGCCG AGAGTCTTGGAGCACCTGAAGCAGCAGGGATGCTCACACGTTGTATTCACTGACTGCCAGCGTGATGGCAACGTCAAGAAG ATTGTTCCCGTGGTTGCCAAGCTGGTGGGCAACAGCCCACGCTATCACAGGGCTGAG AGCACCGAGTACAGCATCCTGGTGATCGGCGTGCCCAATGTGGGCAAGTCCTCGCTCATCAATGCCCTGCGGAGGCTGCACCTCAAAAAGG GGAAAGCCACCGCGGTTGGTGGTGAGCCGGGCATCACCAAGGCGGTGCTGACCAGAATCCAG GTCTGCGAGAAGCCCCTGATGTACCTGGTGGACACACCTGGCGTGCTGCCCCCGAAGCTGGGGGACGTGGAGACGGGCATGAAGCTAGCACTGTGCG GAGCCATCCGTGACCACCTGGTAGGGGAGGACATCATGGCTGACTACCTCCTGTACGCCCTGAACAAGCAGCAGCAGTTCGG GTatgtgcagcgctacgggctggCTGAGGCCTGCGACAACATTGAGTCCGTGCTGAGGCGCGTGGCCCTTGCCCAGGGCAGGACACAGAAGGTGAAGGTGCTGACGGGCACGG GGAATGTCAACGTGACAATGCTCAACTACCCGGCCGCTGCCTACGAGTTCCTGCGGGATTTCCGGGCGGGACGCCTGGGCAGGGTGACGCTGGACTGA
- the SPRN gene encoding shadow of prion protein, with amino-acid sequence MRRSAAACWALMLLAAAFCDAVAGKGGRGGARGAARGGARGAARGRVKAAVPRYGSAGAALRVAGAAAAGAAAGVAAGAALRRARPAGEPEAGDGVEYRDGNWTAAASTWTSAAPAWDPLGWAVSWLWPLAAVLHR; translated from the coding sequence AtgcggcggagcgcggcggcgTGCTGGGCGCTGATGCTGCTGGCCGCCGCCTTCTGCGACGCGGTGGCCGGCAAGGGCGGGCGCGGTGGCGCCCGGGGGGCcgcccgcggcggggcccggggcgcCGCCCGCGGCCGGGTGAAGGCGGCGGTGCCCCGTTACGGCTCGGCCGGGGCGGCCCTGCGGgtggcgggggcggcggcggcgggagcggctgCCGGCGTGGCGGCAGGGGCCGCCCtgcgccgggcccggccggccggcGAGCCGGAAGCGGGCGACGGCGTCGAGTACCGCGATGGCAACTGGACGGCCGCCGCCAGCACCTGGACCTCCGCCGCCCCGGCCTGGGACCCGCTGGGCTGGGCCGTGTCCTGGCTCTGGCCCCTGGCTGCCGTCCTCCACCGCTGA
- the ECHS1 gene encoding enoyl-CoA hydratase, mitochondrial, with translation MAVSLRALLRPAAATAARRRALLPPPPRPLLRARACSAGAPFQYLAVQKTGARQSVGLIQLNRPQALNALCEGLMEELRRALEALENDSQVGAIVITGSQKAFAAGADIKEMQNKTFQECYSSSFLAGWDKVSTVRKPIIAAVNGYALGGGCELAMMCDIIYAGEKAQFGQPEILLGTIPGAGGTQRLTRAVGKSLAMEMVLTGDRISAVEAKEAGLVSKVFPVEKLLDAAIACAEKIASNSKLVAAMAKESVNAAFETTLAEGTRTEKRLFYATFATGDRKEGMTAFVEKRKANFTDS, from the exons ATGGCCGTCTCGCTGCGCGCgctcctccgccccgccgccgctaccgccgcgcgccgccgcgcgctcctcccgccgccgccccgccccctcctccgGGCGCGGGCCTGCAGCGCCG gggcccCGTTCCAGTACCTGGCGGTGCAGAAGACAGGGGCGCGGCAGAGCGTGGGCCTGATCCAGCTGAACCGGCCGCAGGCGCTTAATGCCCTTTGCGAGGGGCTGATGGAGGAGCTGCGGAGGGCGCTGGAGGCCCTGGAGAACGACTCGCAGGTGGGGGCCATCGTCATCACCGGCAGCCAAAAAGCCTTTGCAG CTGGCGCTGACATCAAGGAGATGCAGAACAAAACTTTCCAGGAGTGCTACAGCAGCAGCTTCCTCGCCGGTTGGGACAAGGTCTCCACCGTCCGCAAACCCATCATCGCCGCCGTCAATGGCTACGCT CTGGGCGGTGGGTGTGAGCTGGCCATGATGTGTGACATCATCTACGCCGGGGAGAAGGCGCAGTTTGGGCAACCTGAAATCCTGCTAGGGACCATCCCAG GTGCTGGAGGGACGCAGAGGTTGACCAGGGCGGTGGGGAAGTCGCTGGCGATGGAGATGGTCCTCACCGGGGACCGGATTTCGGCAGTGGAGGCGAAGGAGGCAG GTCTGGTCAGCAAAGTCTTCCCTGTGGAGAAGCTGCTGGACGCAGCCATCGCCTGCGCTGAGAAGATTGCCAGCAACTCCAAGCTGGTGGCCGCCATGGCGAAGGAGTCGGTCAATGCTG CCTTCGAGACAACGCTGGCGGAGGGGACCAGGACGGAGAAGCGGCTTTTTTATGCCACCTTTGCCACC GGCGACCGCAAGGAAGGGATGACGGCATTTGTGGAGAAGCGCAAAGCAAACTTCACCGACAGCTAA
- the PRAP1 gene encoding proline-rich acidic protein 1 produces the protein MECLTAVRLCGITLLLGTALSLPAPGSTQAPSNTGWKNLAAEQDLAKEIILGIQAVEPPEEGEISEEVEPGIKVFSSSAWAQWGPRQAQVGPEEDRDHLHHPQDDAREADGHGSPWVLSLGLQSGPEEDRDHFHHS, from the exons ATGGAGTG CCTGACAGCTGTGCGGCTCTGCGGCATCACCCTCCTGCTGGGCactgccctctccctgcctgcacccggcAGCACCCAG gctCCGAGCAACACTGGGTGGAAGAACCTGGCTGCGGAGCAGGATTTGGCCAAGGAAAT CATCCTGGGCATACAAGCTGTGGAGCCACCGGAGGAGGGCGAGATCTCCGAAGAGGTGGAACCAGGTATAAAGGTCTTCTCCAGCAGCGCCTGGGCTCAGTGGGGCCCCCGCCAAGCCCAGGTGGGACCGGAGGAGGACCGCGACCACCTCCACCACCCCCAGGATGATGCCAGGGAGGCCGATGGCCATGGGTCACCCTGGGtgctgtccctggggctgcagagTGGCCCGGAGGAGGACCGTGACCATTTCCACCACAGCTGA
- the ZNF511 gene encoding zinc finger protein 511: MLPLPSGLRRRLREGPPARAPAPPPFAPPPPSPPLPPFTFAPRRLRLGPHHPIFEDGDVHRHLYLQGVLTSLAEVAERPKVSEFSCHISGCCQVFDTLEGYEHHYNTLHRNVCSFCKRSFPSGHLLDIHILEWHDSLFRIMAEKQNMYKCLVEGCAEKFKSSKDRKDHLVTVHLYPADFRFDRPKKVKSGPKHVSSPMKQGASMPMDVSVEMSEQFQVDPMEIGPGENMEIPQPAASPSSSVPEKRLYKSRIPSTICFGQGATRGFKGPRKKV; this comes from the exons ATGCTGCCGCTGCCGTCCGGGCTGCGCCGCCGCCTGCGGGAGGGGCCGCCCGCccgggcccccgccccgccgcccttcgccccgccgccgccctcgccGCCCTTGCCGCCCTTCACCTtcgccccccgccgcctccgtCTCGGTCCCCACCACCCGATCTTCGAG GATGGGGACGTTCACAGGCACCTCTACCTACAGGGTGTCCTCACCAGCCTCGCGGAGGTGGCGGAGAGACCCAA GGTGTCTGAATTCAGTTGCCACATCTCTGGGTGCTGCCAGGTCTTTGATACACTGGAGGGCTATGAGCACCACTACAACACGCTGCACAGGAACGTGTGCTCCTTCTGCAAGCGCTCCTTTCCGTCGGGGCATCTCTTGGATATTCACATCCTGGAGTGGCACGACTCGCTCTTCCGGATAATGGCCGAGAAGCAAAACATG TACAAGTGTTTGGTAGAAGGCTGTGCGGAGAAGTTCAAGAGCAGCAAGGATAGAAAGGATCACTTGGTCACTGTTCACCTTTATCCTGCCGACTTTCGGTTTGATAGACCGAAGAAAGTGAAAAG TGGCCCCAAGCACGTGAGCTCTCCCATGAAGCAGGGTGCCAGCATGCCGATGGATGTGAGTGTGGAGATGTCAGAGCAATTCCAAGTGGACCCCATGGAAATAGGGCCCGGTGAGAACATGGAGATCCCTcagcctgcagccagccccagctcctcgGTGCCAGAGAAACGACTCTATAAATCCAG GATCCCATCCACAATTTGCTTTGGTCAAGGTGCCACCCGAGGATTTAAAGGACCAAGGAAGAAAGTCTGA